From a single Anomaloglossus baeobatrachus isolate aAnoBae1 chromosome 4, aAnoBae1.hap1, whole genome shotgun sequence genomic region:
- the LOC142302714 gene encoding olfactory receptor 1E16-like produces the protein MDNLTYGFHLTAFSDSTENHLLLFFVILLIYLTGVLGNILIITTVIVDNHLHTPMYILLSNLSMVDMIFNSSTLPKLMNILLSGNDSISFIQCFVQLYFYMFAASTEDILLSLMAYDRYVAICKPLHYQLIMNKKKYVLFLISTWISGCANSLFLTFSIYQLDLCPSNKIQHFFCDIKALEKITCSHTQFYILLYIESVVLGLFPFLLSLTSYIKIILIILRIRSISGRKKAFSTCTSHLAVLIIFYGVALCMYVMPSSGSFERQDLVFSIIYTAITPMLNPLIYSLRNKEVKAALLRIFKINKTKNT, from the coding sequence ATGGATAACCTAACATATGGCTTTCACCTGACAGCATTTTCCGATTCAACCGAAAATCATCTATTACTCTTCTTTGTAATTTTATTGATCTACTTGACTGGAGTATTGGGGAACATCCTCATCATTACTACTGTGATCGTTGATAACCACCTACATACTCCAATGTACATTCTTCTCAGCAACTTATCAATGGTGGATATGATCTTTAACTCATCAACCCTTCCAAAACTAATGAACATTTTACTCTCTGGGAATGATTCAATATCCTTCATACAATGCTTCGTCCAACTGTACTTTTACATGTTTGCAGCTAGCACGGAGGACATCTTGTTGTCTTTGATGGCCTATGACCGATACGTGGCCATCTGCAAACCTTTACATTACCAACTGATCATGAATAAGAAAAAGTATGTCCTCTTCTTAATAAGCACTTGGATATCCGGATGTGCCAACTCCTTATTTTTGACCTTCTCTATTTACCAGTTGGACCTATGTCCTTCTAATAAGATACAACATTTCTTCTGTGATATTAAAGCTCTGGAGAAGATAACCTGTAGTCATACCCAATTTTACATCCTATTGTATATTGAAAGTGTGGTTCTTGGACTCTTTCCATTTTTGTTAAGCTTAACATCCTACATCAAAATCATTCTCATCATCCTACGTATCAGATCCATCAGTGGTAGAAAGAAAGCCTTCTCCACTTGTACATCTCACCTGGCTGTGCTAATCATTTTCTATGGTGTGGCTCTATGTATGTATGTGATGCCTTCTTCAGGATCCTTTGAGAGGCAAGACTTAGTGTTTTCCATAATTTACACGGCAATAACGCCCATGTTAAATCCATTAATTTACTCTCTAAGAAATAAAGAGGTGAAGGCTGCACTTCTGAGGATCtttaaaataaacaaaacaaaaaatacttaa